The segment tcttttgttgatgaATGTACGTCTGCGAATCTGTTTACCAATAATTTTTACATGTGGTTTTATTCTGCCTAGTAAGGGAGTAACAAAGCTACCACAAGCAACAGCTAGCCATACTAGGCAGTAACAAAGCTACCGCAAGCAACAGCTAGCCAAACACACACTCAAAACTCACTTACAGTATTTagaatcaaaaaaattaaatctattatataaacaaagCCCAAGGCAACTAAGAAACTGCAAATCCCAATTACATCGTATCTCATTGACTTATTATTCCATCTCGGaaatttattacaaaacaaaagaaaaaacaagattaCCTTAATTTAAAATCATCGTCAAGGCAATAAAAACCGAACAATATTTTACGtggaagaaaacaacaacataacacacacaaaacaTATTGCTTATAAATATTATAGTAAGACATGTCTCCCGCAGAGGCTATTCTCACCTTTTAGGCGTCGGACGTGGAAGGAGCTGTGGCATCGTCAGTCGCAGGAGGAGCTGTGGCATCGTCGGACGCAGGAGGAGCTGTGTCAGCGTCGGCCGCGGGAGGAGCTGTTGCATCCTCGGAGACTGATTTGTCCTTTGATGAGTTAAGTTTGCTCAACAATGGCTTTAACACGAACTCCACCGCCAACCATGCGACAGCCAAAGCTCCGACAACAACTGTCGTTGTTTGTTTCTTGCCTGAAGGTTTCTCCAGTTTTGGAAAATGAATTTCTGGTGCTTTAtccattgcttcttcttcttcctcttcctcttcacttgaacgcttcttcttctttttctgtttttcttcaGACTGATTTATCCTTTTaagaactttttaaaaaaagataggGATATGTTTTTGGCCAATTTCTAAAAGTATTGAGTGATAGTCTTGAACCGTCGATGGGAATAATCGACGGTCAAAAGTTGATGAGTAGTAAATGGGCCGAATATGGGCTAGTATGGGCTTATTGCTAGGAAACAAATATTGGTTGTAGTGAAAAAGACAGGTTTGGTTGATTCCAATCTCCAAATGAACCTCAGTCGAACAACGAAGATAAGACACAAATAGTGGCCTCACGTGAATTCCTTCCAAAAACTATAATTGGATTTTCTTGAGCCCCCCTTTTCCTTTTATTCTACACGTTTTTCTAGTAAGGGCAATCTTATTATGTATTGAACCTTTCTTTTTACTTTGAAAATGCCTACATGGTGATTTTGTACATAAAATTAGGTGATTTAAAGCATGTTGCTGCATATAAAGCCAGCCAAGACTGTTAGGCTAACCCAAAAGAATAATAACTAGGTGTTTGGACCAACTGAAATAGGTTAAGCCCATCAAATTCAAACCGACGTCTCAGTTAAAAACTTGCAACAAACCAAACGCCCAATGCAGACGTTATATACATATCATAGAGAAGGCCCAGTATGCGAAACATATCATTCAGTTAACAGATAGATAGTGGTGGAcatgatttaagaaaagcccAATGAAGACGTTATGTCAGCCCAGTAAGAGTCGCGGTAGGGGGTCACGTGGGAAGAATCAGTCGAAGGCATGCAGTAGTAGTTGTCGCTGAATCATACATATAAATGGTGTGTGTTTGAGTGTTTTAATGCGAGAGAGTGTAACAAAAACAGAGTGAACTAATAACAACAAACTCACACCTAACCTAACCAAACAAGACAAGACGATGGCTTCGTTTCGCTTCCCTTTCTCGTTTTCTCAGCCCTCTGTCCCTAAACCACCGCGTTCCACGTCATCATCATTCAGACTCTCCGTTTCCGCAGTCGCCGTGACCGTCACCGTTGGCGGAGTAGCTGCGATCGCGGCGTCGCGGAATCCGTGGGTGTTCTCATCTCATCGTTCGTCTCAGTTACCATGGGGATCTATAGCTCTAGCCAGTCCTAGCTCCGAATCCAACGTTGTTGTTGAGCCTAAGACCGGTTTCTCCTTCCCGGCTACGATCGGAGGAGGTTCGAGGAGATTACTAGGCGTGGGGCTGAGGAAGAAGAGCCTACTTGGATTGAAGAACATCGATGTCTACGCATTCGGTACTAATTGATTCCAcgctttttgtttttttgccttaaaaattgattttgatgatctttgtttgttttaggCATGTATGCTGACTGTGATGATGTCAAGAAACTTGTTGGTGAGAAATACGCGAATCTTCCGGCTTCTGAGCTCAGGGGAAACAAGGCATTTGTCGATGATCTCATGGATGCCGATATAAAGATGACTATAAGGCTACAGATTGTCTACGGCAAACTCAACATCCGTTCCGTTCGCACTGCTTTCAAAGATTCTGTCGGTAACAGACTCAAGAAGTTTGGTGGCTTATTAGACAACGATGACTTGCTCCAAAGGTTAACTAACTGATTAACTAACACAACAAATCTCACTGTTTGGATTCTTATGAGTTTACTCGTCACTTTTGTAGCTTCACTAGCCTCTTCAAAGACGAGTATAAAATTCCAAGAAATTCCACTATTGATATGACGCGAGAACCAGGGCATGTACTCAACGTAGCAAGTAAAGATCCCGTCTATTTATGGTTCATTGAAGCAAATCGtctttgaatatatattttccttCGTTAAatcgttttgttctttttttaatcAGTTGAGGGAAACCAAGTTGGGAGTGTGAAGAGCAAACTCTTGTGTAGGTCAATCTTAGACTTGTACATTGGTGAAGAACCGTTTGATAAGAATGCAAGAGAGGATTTTCTAGACAATGTGGCTTCTATAGCCGCTGTTGACAACAAGTAGTACCAGGTCATGAGATTTCagaagaaaaaatgataaaacaaacCAAGTGTGGTCTTTGCTATCGTATTCTCTATATTATAATACTGTTGAggtatttttaatgaaaaaaattgcTACCTTGAGGGATGGTTCAGGGTTTTGTTTAAGTCCAAATATGTACAGAAAAATGTTATCGGCAAGAAAAACTTAACAAGCGTTTGATATACAAAGAAGGATCACTTGAgcatatattatataagaaGAAGAGGTCTTCTAAGTTTTCCAGCTGAAAATAAACTCGATTCCCTGAGGCATTCTTGTACCCCCAAGAAACAAGAGATTTTTACGGAGAAAAAGGTTAGAGGCAAAATGAGCTGGAATGTTGGGGATTTTACCAGATCGTTGAGTCAAGTCGGCCAACAACCATTTTAGTTACATCTTCAACAATTAATGTGGATTCATACAGACATGTGGGTACTTGAGCTTTATAGCAATTAATGGCTATCCtacttagaaaaatataaaaaccagcTCCATTGACTCACTTCCACTGCTCATACCATACCACCGGTTCGTCGATTCAGAGCATTATCGGGGATAACTAGAAGGGCTCCTATTGTTGGGCCTCAGCGGTTGATGTTGTATCGGCCCATCATCCAGAGGCTTAATAGAACATTTTCGACCAGGTGAGGAGACTCTATTTATACCCATCCGACTCCACGCAAATTTCCGTCACTCTTTCTATTTCTGAAAAATAATACTACTATTATAAAATGGGGCTTTCCCGGGAACATGTTGTTTGTATAATGTTAATAATAATGGCAATGAGAATGTTTGGAGAATCTTTAGCCTCGTCGCTCCATAAGGTTGGTGACTCCGCCGGATGGACAACTCTCGGCAAAGTCGACTATCAAAAATGGACTTCTTCCGACATTTTCACCCCCGGAGATTCTCTATGTACCCCTGGCCACATCTTCCTCTCTATATCTTCTTAGTTTGACTCAAATATAATTCTAAAATTGTAATTTCACAGCGTTGGTTTGTACTTTGTTTACAGTATTCGTTTACAACACCCAGTTTCACAACGTCAAGCAAGTGAGCCGCCGTGACTTCCTCTCCTGCAATGCCACTTCAGCCTTAGCCACCTACAGTTCCGGTTCCGATAAGGTGGCTCTTAAGACACCCGGCCACTACTACTTCCTCTGCGGCTTTCCTGGCCACTGTCAAGCTGGTCAGAAGCTCCATGTCCTCGTCGTCGCCACCACCGCGGCCAGTCCCACTCTCAGTCCGGATCCATCCCCTATTCCCTCACCTTCCACCGGGTTGTCTCCATCTCCCTCTCCGGCAACTGCTTCCGAAGACTCCGCTCAAGACGGTGCCATTTCATTTTCAGTGTCACTGTCCACCGCTATGAGTGGTGTTGTCGTGTTTTTGGTGGCATTGATGCTATATTAATCAAGAGAGTTTTCATgccatgttttttttgtcacctattcatgtaatatttttgtgtttgtgtttttactttttactttttcaacatcactttctttttaaaaaatatataatgattaaagtatttggtatgattatggtCTTATGCTTTCCGTCAATGTGCAACGGTAGCGTGGCTTCATGTAAGAAAACTTTATCATCCTTTTTTCTTAtcaacaacagaaaaaaaaaacaattattgtttagtatttacttttactatttgagttattattatattcagCTGAATTAGTAAATATAGCAAGTAgaaacacaacaacaaaaattgaAAGATGGACCATGCTAATATAGGCCTGATTCCAGAATAACTGGGCCTAAATCAATCAATATTTGCATTCGGTTCACATAAATAGGCCTACAAGTAAGGACCAATGGTCTGATTTGTAGTTTGTACCGAGTAAAAGAAGAGGATGGTATTAATTTCGTGGTCCTCTGAAATCATAAACAACTGTATTAATTCTGCCGGTTCGTCGGCCTTCATTTATGAATGatcaataaatataaacaaaagagTTAAGAGAAGATTAGTAGGAGCCAAACAGTATCTGATTAATTAAAGGAATTTATAACGAAAGCGGAAGCCGAGCCGGTAATGCAGCCGAGGTTAGCGCTTACTCCTTGACCTTCAAACTGACATGCCTACTCACACGTGCAAACACAATCCTACCATCAAATTGTATTTCATTTTTAGGTGTTTTATCATTTAAATCGTGATTTTACTTAATTAAGTAAACCAATTAACGAAAAGTATGtcgacaagaaaaaaaagaactagaAGATTCAAAACAAGAGATTAAAACGTGTCAAGTGTAAGATTTTTTTCTCAGGCAAAAATAAGACCAGGAAAACTGTGAAGTTAGTTTtgttaattattacaaaatataatgtgTCATTCTTTAggtttttttatacaaaaatatagttatattgTATAGACACTTCGCATAAGTTGTTAGGAAAATTACATGCAGAAGGAAGAGAGACTTTACCATTTCATTctacatttattttctttctgtaTAAAGAGAAAATAGAATTATATGTCCATTTCGTAGAACggtgcaaaacaaaaaaaaattaaataaaataaggaGGGGAGAAAGAAACGAACGCCAGCACCGTCAGTGGGAGTATATAAACAACCACCACCCACTCAGCAGAATTATCTCTGAATCACTAAATATAAACcctctcttcttcctaattttCTCTTTCAAAATCCACTCTAGACGAGTGAAAAGAGAACACAGTCACTAAGAGAGAGTGTGAGCGAGCGCGCGCATTAATGCCTCCTTGCAATAAAGCGTGATAGAAAGAGAGTGATAGTAAGAGTCATAACTCATAACTCTTAATTTCTTCCTCATAATCGaacttgtgtgttttgttttgttttgttcgtCTGCAAGTATTTCACAGAGATGGATCTCAGCAAGGTCACTCTCGACATTTTCACTAAGCTTGAACAGAAATGGCTCTCCCCCAGGAAGACCCGCGTTCTCAGCATCGACGGCGGCGGTACCACTGCCATCGTCGCCGGAGCTTATATCGTTCACCTCGAAGACCAGATCCGCCTCCAGACCGGCGATCCTCACGCTCAGATCTCCGATTTCTTCGACATTGTCGCCGGAACCGGAATCGGAGGCATACTCGCCGCCCTTCTCCTCGCCGACGACGGCTCCGGGAGGCCGATGTTCACCGCCAGAGACGCCGTTAGCTTCATCTCCGAAAAGAACTCCGAGCTCTTCGAGATCAGGCGCGCCGGAGTCTTCAGGAGAAACGGGACGAGATACTCCGCCGGCAGCATGGAGAGGGCTCTGGAGGCGGCGTTTCGGAGGAGGGGTAAGGTGCTGACTATGAAGGACACGTGTAAGCCTCTCCTCGTCCCTTGCTACGACCTCAGATCCTCCGCGCCTTTCGTTTTCTCCCGCGCCGGCGCCTCGGAGTCTCCCAGCTTCGACTTCGAGCTCTGGAAAGTCTGCCGCGCCACGTCGGCGACTCCTGGCCTGTTCAAGCCCGTCGACGTGGTGTCGGTGGACGGAAAGACCTCTTGCTTGGCGGTGGACGGCGGTTTGGTGATGAACAACCCGAGCGCGGCTGCCGTCACGCATGTGCTGCACAACAAACGGGATTTTCCGTCGGTTAACGGCGTCGATGACTTGCTCGTGCTGTCGTTAGGAAACGGttcgtcctcctcctcctcctctccggGAAAGAAACAACTCAGGCGTAACGGAGACTGTTCCACGTCATGCGTCGTGGACATTGTGCTCGACGGGGTTTCCGATACCGTCGACCAGATGCTAGGGAACGCTTTTTGTTGGAACCGTACGGACTACGTTAGAATCCAGGTCATTAATTTCCCCTAGtctttagttaaaaataaataaataaataaataacgaTGAAAATTGTATGCATGCAGATGAGCGGTTTAACGAGGGGCGGAGAGGGGAGTGTGGGGCCGAGAAAAACGGCGGAGGAGTTGTTGAAAGAGAGAGGTGTCGAAACGGCACCGTTCGGAGGGAAACGGTTACTATCGGAAACAAACGGAGAAAGAATCGAGAGTTTTGTGCAACGTCTTGTTGCCTCAGGGAAGTCTACAAGTCTCCCTCCTAGTCCCTGCAAGGAATCTGCCGTTAATCCTCTCGCTGACGGCCGTTAAGTTCTTTCcgtctgttttcttttcttttatttatttctcaaaGTAACCATCTACCCGTAATATAAGTTTGTACCAAGTCCTAAGGTTAATTTTATCAACCCCCCCATCCTTCCTTCATGTCCCCGAGAGTTTAATTACTGTAGTAGGTTTTTAATGACTTGAATGATATGGTAGTTTATTCTGATAGTATATAAAAGCCATTAAAATAAACAGATATTCTTCCCTTAGATAGCCAGCACAGAGTGTTCCAAATCTAGAACTTGTCATTTTCAAGACAAGCACCAGTAACACAAAACgttaagaaaaaatgaaaaatacagCTTGGTATATAGGGAGAGCAATATGCGAAGGAGTGTGGCGTGTGGGACATATTTTctaacaaactttttttttctaacaaacTTATACATCGCCTTGGTAAATGCTTTAGCAGTGCCTGTAAAATCTTTAGCCAAAAAAATTTCTAAGCACAAAACTTTTCTAATTATGCTTTAGAGAGATTTTCTAATTATGCTTTAGAAAGATTCTATAGAGCTTCggatttttttattctttttcgaCTTTAGAAATCAAAATACCTAGAAAACTTATGTATTggcttttaaaaaattaaatcttcTCAAATATACAATCAAAAATTTACAGCAAAAATacagttataacaaaaaaaatatacaacattattttcatagcaaaatatataaaactataactCGTTCCAATCGATTCCAATACCGGTTTGGACCGTCGTTGTATCTAACTTTTACTAATGACTACATCAGTTATTTAGTTACTCGGAGATATGGTCCCCATTAGCCGGAATAGCATTGTCAATACTtctaacaaaactaaaattaaaatcgTATACCGAAGAAAAACAAAACGGTAACTAGTAGATGAACACATGCACAAGTGGGGGAAAAAGATGTCTGGCTTCGTCTCTCTTTCAATCCTCTATAACTCCCATCGTTGCGTTATTAACCCCACCTTATGGATGGGGCATGGTGGTGGTGGcattacatgttttttttgtcttcccTCGATTTCAGGTTTGAATATTTGTTTAGAGAAAAGTTGAAAATCCATTATCTGCAAGGTTGCTGTGTAACATGATATTTGCAAGTTCAACTTCAGTTAGTTGTATTTCTTTCATCCACACATCTCTGGCGAGTGCGACCATGTAACATACTTTACCATCACAGTGGTTGTTCGTCGTATAATACGTCTCGTATGTGCTCCAACTCCAACTGCTATGTTctgaaaacaacaaaatatcggAAACTAGTGATCATATCAACTTTATTTGACCCCCCCAAAAAAGTGATGACATCAACTTTACATATTGATTGTGAATGCAAGTACCGGCGGTAAGTTTGAAGAACCCCAACATGtctaaaaacaacaaaatatcggAAATTGTACGACAGACAACTCTGATGGCAACTTAAATAATAGCATCGAATTAATATGggaaattaaaaaagaaaaaacaagtgTGGCATAAAACAACAAGAAAGCTTTCCCTTGTCCAACGGAATTATTGATGTTCAATGTATTTCCCACTTTTTGTTATTTCGTAGAAAAACTTAAGGAATAAAACTATAATTGAACTACAGGCGTATAAATATTGATGGTACCGTATAAAACTGAGACTGTTTATGTCAAAGCTGTAGTATAACTTTTTCAGTCATTTGTTTCagttattattttcatttaagaatatttattaaaagttaTCTTATACTACTACTGATCGTGGCATTTAAGAAATAAGTATTTGATACTTTGATAATAGAACCCGTACTCAtggttgaccaaaaaaaaacaattatgttCGCGTATAATAGTTAAACAATCTATTTTGTAACTTGTAAGGCAGATGCAAGAATAAAACCCGGCAAATAATGAAAagctagattttgatccgtgaggtgttagttttcattttatctttgattttattaaatgttatacatgatttgtAATGAgtataatgtttaattttaattgtttttggtctGTTTAAATACTATTGTTATACTAAAGattatgaaaataatgaatatatGGATTTAAACTTGGTTaccaatattttcaaaaaagtatagattttttgaaaaatttaattagCTGAAATAACTAGGAAAAATAGATAGGAACATGttctaaatttgtaataagtatttatttttataagtaataatatatatttttaaaattacctgattaaataatttttaatatgacaTTTCTAAACACAatgatttatagtttatattgagtaattttaGTTTGTCTGGTAAACTATCAATGGTATCATCCatactttttagaatatgatccGTATATccacataaatatattttttttttatggatcaaaatttatgataatttaaaatatatggtgctatatattttatattttcaacatttatcatattgaacttacattggggtattatttatatgaaagcatatgtaatataatatattatatattatataaatgattctttatgtgacttttattttttagttattataaataataaaaatatagctacataaatttaaaataatattgttcaTTAACTACTTAAACgtaggtttattaattatttctaaacacagacataaataataaaataggaaaaaaacaatgaatattATCTGTtgggtttattaattattgttgccatatttttttagttagaATTCTATCTAAAAATgcattaattaaacataaaagacaaaaaatcataaaagataaatcaattaataatttcaGTGGCATGTGATTATAAATAATTGGAAAAACTAATaggtaattt is part of the Raphanus sativus cultivar WK10039 chromosome 5, ASM80110v3, whole genome shotgun sequence genome and harbors:
- the LOC108859327 gene encoding mavicyanin, whose translation is MGLSREHVVCIMLIIMAMRMFGESLASSLHKVGDSAGWTTLGKVDYQKWTSSDIFTPGDSLLFVYNTQFHNVKQVSRRDFLSCNATSALATYSSGSDKVALKTPGHYYFLCGFPGHCQAGQKLHVLVVATTAASPTLSPDPSPIPSPSTGLSPSPSPATASEDSAQDGAISFSVSLSTAMSGVVVFLVALMLY
- the LOC108862621 gene encoding uncharacterized protein LOC108862621 yields the protein MDKAPEIHFPKLEKPSGKKQTTTVVVGALAVAWLAVEFVLKPLLSKLNSSKDKSVSEDATAPPAADADTAPPASDDATAPPATDDATAPSTSDA
- the LOC108862620 gene encoding fatty-acid-binding protein 1, with the protein product MASFRFPFSFSQPSVPKPPRSTSSSFRLSVSAVAVTVTVGGVAAIAASRNPWVFSSHRSSQLPWGSIALASPSSESNVVVEPKTGFSFPATIGGGSRRLLGVGLRKKSLLGLKNIDVYAFGMYADCDDVKKLVGEKYANLPASELRGNKAFVDDLMDADIKMTIRLQIVYGKLNIRSVRTAFKDSVGNRLKKFGGLLDNDDLLQSFTSLFKDEYKIPRNSTIDMTREPGHVLNVAIEGNQVGSVKSKLLCRSILDLYIGEEPFDKNAREDFLDNVASIAAVDNK
- the LOC108856165 gene encoding probable inactive patatin-like protein 9, with translation MDLSKVTLDIFTKLEQKWLSPRKTRVLSIDGGGTTAIVAGAYIVHLEDQIRLQTGDPHAQISDFFDIVAGTGIGGILAALLLADDGSGRPMFTARDAVSFISEKNSELFEIRRAGVFRRNGTRYSAGSMERALEAAFRRRGKVLTMKDTCKPLLVPCYDLRSSAPFVFSRAGASESPSFDFELWKVCRATSATPGLFKPVDVVSVDGKTSCLAVDGGLVMNNPSAAAVTHVLHNKRDFPSVNGVDDLLVLSLGNGSSSSSSSPGKKQLRRNGDCSTSCVVDIVLDGVSDTVDQMLGNAFCWNRTDYVRIQMSGLTRGGEGSVGPRKTAEELLKERGVETAPFGGKRLLSETNGERIESFVQRLVASGKSTSLPPSPCKESAVNPLADGR